One genomic segment of Microcella indica includes these proteins:
- a CDS encoding YihY/virulence factor BrkB family protein, producing MHEHPDSRDDAPEPDDKRKPSSPTDLRPRTATYVAKRAGREFIAHQSFDIAASLTFFSVLALFPALIAVFSILGLVGQGTRSADAVLDIAGAVAPEQIIEVLRGPIEQFATSPGAGLALAVGLLLALWSASGYVSAFSRAMNRIYGIEEGRPIWKLKPLQLLITLLGLSIIVVMVVGLLVSGPLAQAIGDALGIGATAQTAWSIARWPVLAVLLVLMVAVLYYATPNARQPRFRWLSPGAAIAIVALVIVSLGFGFYVSNVANYSATYGALGGVVVFLLWLWLANMALLFGAEVDAELERARELQAGLPAEEVIQLPPRDDTMIEKRAEAEREAIEEGRRIRQRAEHQTQD from the coding sequence ATGCACGAGCATCCCGACAGCCGCGACGACGCACCCGAGCCCGATGACAAGCGCAAGCCCTCCTCGCCGACCGATCTGCGGCCGCGCACCGCGACGTATGTCGCGAAGCGCGCCGGGCGCGAGTTCATCGCCCACCAGAGCTTCGACATCGCCGCCTCGCTGACCTTCTTCTCGGTGCTCGCGCTGTTCCCCGCGCTCATCGCGGTGTTCTCGATTCTCGGGCTCGTCGGGCAGGGCACGCGGTCGGCCGACGCCGTGCTCGACATCGCAGGGGCTGTGGCGCCTGAGCAGATCATCGAGGTGCTGCGCGGGCCCATCGAGCAGTTCGCCACCTCGCCTGGCGCAGGCCTCGCCCTCGCGGTCGGCCTGCTGCTCGCGCTCTGGTCGGCCTCCGGGTACGTCTCCGCGTTCAGCCGGGCCATGAACCGCATCTACGGCATCGAGGAGGGGCGACCGATCTGGAAGCTCAAGCCCCTGCAGCTGCTCATCACGCTCCTCGGCCTCTCGATCATCGTCGTCATGGTCGTCGGCCTCCTCGTCTCCGGGCCGCTCGCGCAGGCGATCGGTGATGCGCTGGGCATCGGCGCGACCGCGCAGACGGCGTGGAGCATCGCGCGCTGGCCCGTGCTCGCCGTGCTGCTCGTGCTCATGGTCGCGGTGCTCTACTACGCGACCCCCAACGCGCGGCAGCCGAGATTCCGCTGGTTGAGCCCTGGGGCGGCGATCGCGATCGTGGCGCTCGTCATCGTGTCGCTCGGCTTCGGCTTCTACGTGTCGAACGTCGCGAACTACTCGGCGACCTACGGCGCTCTGGGAGGCGTCGTCGTGTTCTTGCTCTGGCTGTGGCTCGCCAACATGGCGCTGCTGTTCGGCGCCGAAGTCGACGCGGAGCTCGAGCGGGCGCGCGAGCTCCAGGCGGGCCTGCCGGCCGAGGAGGTCATCCAGCTGCCCCCGCGCGACGACACCATGATCGAGAAGCGTGCCGAGGCAGAACGTGAGGCCATCGAGGAAGGGCGCCGCATCCGCCAGCGCGCCGAGCACCAGACGCAAGACTGA